Proteins encoded within one genomic window of Cucumis sativus cultivar 9930 chromosome 3, Cucumber_9930_V3, whole genome shotgun sequence:
- the LOC101217446 gene encoding triacylglycerol lipase 2 isoform X2, with amino-acid sequence MASFRGFSVVMTVVLTVVLGACCGGGHGVVIGSTDELGICASAVTGYGYKCQEIQVTTKDGYILSVQRISEGRRGNGGKSKKQPIIIQHGVLVDGVTWLLNSPEQNLPMILADNGYDVWIANTRGTRFSRRHTTLNPTDQAFWNWSWDELVLYDLPAVFDHVSQQTSQKIHYVGHSLGTLIVLASLSEGKLVSQLQSVAFLSPIAYLSHMTTPIGVLAARSLLPEVTALLGIAEFNPKGKEVGDLLKSLCAHPGVNCYDLLSAFTGVNCCLNSSTVELFLKNEPQSTSTKNMVHLAQTVRSGVLAKYNYGNINYNLMHYGEINPPLYNLSSIPHDLAIFISYGGQDALSDVKDVDLLLDHFKLHDVDKLTVHFIQNYAHADYIMGVDANNIVYNPLISFFKKHGSV; translated from the exons ATGGCCTCCTTCAGGGGGTTTTCTGTTGTGATGACGGTGGTGCTCACGGTGGTTCTTGGTGCTTGTTGCGGCGGAGGACACGGCGTCGTTATTGGTTCCACCGATGAGTTGGGCATCTGTGCTTCTGCTGTTACCGGTTATGGCTATAAGTGCCAAGAAATTCAG GTTACAACGAAAGATGGATACATTTTGAGCGTGCAAAGAATCTCAGAAGGACGTCGTGGAAATGGTGGTAAAAGCAAGAAGCAGCCGATCATCATACAGCATGGTGTGCTTGTG GACGGAGTAACATGGCTACTGAATTCGCCGGAGCAAAACCTGCCAATGATACTTGCAGATAATGGGTACGACGTTTGGATTGCAAATACTCGAGGCACTCGGTTCAGCCGCCGACATACCACGCTGAACCCGACCGATCAAGCTTTCTGGAATTGGTCTTGGGACGAGCTGGTACTCTATGATCTTCCGGCCGTTTTCGACCATGTTTCTCAACAAACTTCTCAGAAGATCCACTACGTTGGTCATTCCCTA GGAACACTAATAGTACTAGCCTCATTATCGGAAGGGAAGTTGGTGAGCCAATTGCAATCCGTGGCATTCTTGAGCCCCATCGCATATCTCAGCCACATGACTACCCCTATTGGTGTCCTTGCTGCCCGATCCCTTCTCCCTGAG GTTACTGCGCTGTTGGGTATTGCGGAGTTCAATCCAAAAGG GAAGGAAGTGGGGGACCTTCTGAAATCTTTGTGCGCTCACCCAGGAGTCAATTGCTATGATTTGTTATCTGCTTTCACTG GAGTTAATTGTTGTCTCAATTCATCTACCGTTGAACTCTTTCTCAAGAACGAACCGCAATCAACATCCACAAAGAACATGGTTCACTTAGCCCAAA CTGTTAGAAGTGGAGTATTGGCAAAATACAACTATGGGAACATAAACTACAACTTGATGCACTATGGAGAAATCAATCCCCCACTATACAATCTCTCCAGCATTCCACACGACCTCGCCATTTTCATCAGCTATGGCGGTCAAGATGCCCTCTCTGATGTGAAAGATGTCGACCTCCTCCTCGACCATTTCAAGCTTCATGACGTTGACAAGCTCACCGTCCATTTCATCCAGAACTATGCCCATGCTGATTACATCATGGGGGTCGACGCCAACAACATTGTTTACAATCCTCTCATTTCCTTCTTTAAGAAGCATGGTTCAGTCTAA
- the LOC101217446 gene encoding triacylglycerol lipase 2 isoform X1 — protein sequence MASFRGFSVVMTVVLTVVLGACCGGGHGVVIGSTDELGICASAVTGYGYKCQEIQVTTKDGYILSVQRISEGRRGNGGKSKKQPIIIQHGVLVDGVTWLLNSPEQNLPMILADNGYDVWIANTRGTRFSRRHTTLNPTDQAFWNWSWDELVLYDLPAVFDHVSQQTSQKIHYVGHSLGTLIVLASLSEGKLVSQLQSVAFLSPIAYLSHMTTPIGVLAARSLLPEKVTALLGIAEFNPKGKEVGDLLKSLCAHPGVNCYDLLSAFTGVNCCLNSSTVELFLKNEPQSTSTKNMVHLAQTVRSGVLAKYNYGNINYNLMHYGEINPPLYNLSSIPHDLAIFISYGGQDALSDVKDVDLLLDHFKLHDVDKLTVHFIQNYAHADYIMGVDANNIVYNPLISFFKKHGSV from the exons ATGGCCTCCTTCAGGGGGTTTTCTGTTGTGATGACGGTGGTGCTCACGGTGGTTCTTGGTGCTTGTTGCGGCGGAGGACACGGCGTCGTTATTGGTTCCACCGATGAGTTGGGCATCTGTGCTTCTGCTGTTACCGGTTATGGCTATAAGTGCCAAGAAATTCAG GTTACAACGAAAGATGGATACATTTTGAGCGTGCAAAGAATCTCAGAAGGACGTCGTGGAAATGGTGGTAAAAGCAAGAAGCAGCCGATCATCATACAGCATGGTGTGCTTGTG GACGGAGTAACATGGCTACTGAATTCGCCGGAGCAAAACCTGCCAATGATACTTGCAGATAATGGGTACGACGTTTGGATTGCAAATACTCGAGGCACTCGGTTCAGCCGCCGACATACCACGCTGAACCCGACCGATCAAGCTTTCTGGAATTGGTCTTGGGACGAGCTGGTACTCTATGATCTTCCGGCCGTTTTCGACCATGTTTCTCAACAAACTTCTCAGAAGATCCACTACGTTGGTCATTCCCTA GGAACACTAATAGTACTAGCCTCATTATCGGAAGGGAAGTTGGTGAGCCAATTGCAATCCGTGGCATTCTTGAGCCCCATCGCATATCTCAGCCACATGACTACCCCTATTGGTGTCCTTGCTGCCCGATCCCTTCTCCCTGAG aaGGTTACTGCGCTGTTGGGTATTGCGGAGTTCAATCCAAAAGG GAAGGAAGTGGGGGACCTTCTGAAATCTTTGTGCGCTCACCCAGGAGTCAATTGCTATGATTTGTTATCTGCTTTCACTG GAGTTAATTGTTGTCTCAATTCATCTACCGTTGAACTCTTTCTCAAGAACGAACCGCAATCAACATCCACAAAGAACATGGTTCACTTAGCCCAAA CTGTTAGAAGTGGAGTATTGGCAAAATACAACTATGGGAACATAAACTACAACTTGATGCACTATGGAGAAATCAATCCCCCACTATACAATCTCTCCAGCATTCCACACGACCTCGCCATTTTCATCAGCTATGGCGGTCAAGATGCCCTCTCTGATGTGAAAGATGTCGACCTCCTCCTCGACCATTTCAAGCTTCATGACGTTGACAAGCTCACCGTCCATTTCATCCAGAACTATGCCCATGCTGATTACATCATGGGGGTCGACGCCAACAACATTGTTTACAATCCTCTCATTTCCTTCTTTAAGAAGCATGGTTCAGTCTAA
- the LOC101217672 gene encoding uncharacterized protein At3g27210 isoform X1: MGSCASIHRNPDSAMKFKLSLASKTTDMEIPPSPIKQNNTPINPTVFLKSQTSPSHLGSKDEAFFDSRGWLDSDCEDDFYSVNGDFTPSRGNTPVHSSFSSGTPRINQVHGIDDQTPITIPEPSPTGKKRLAELFRESSRNGTDRQAKPTLNELALQSNPETPYISGTNSVCSSERTPNGDVWGEKERPFGSVQCCLPSLGSCHSFGDRRKKASPAIAV; this comes from the exons ATGGGTTCCTGTGCTTCAATCCACAGAAATCCCGATTCCGCCATGAAATTCAAACTCTCACTTGCTTCCAAAACCACCGATATGGAAATTCCCCCTTCACccatcaaacaaaacaacactCCCATCAACCCCACCGTCTTTCTCAAATCTCAGACCTCCCCTTCTCACTTGG GTAGCAAAGATGAAGCGTTTTTTGATTCACGAGGCTGGTTGGATTCGGATTGTGAAGATGATTTCTACAGTGTTAATGGTG ATTTCACTCCTTCGCGAGGAAATACTCCCGTACACTCCAGCTTCTCCTCTGGTACTCCTCGGATCAACCAAGTTCATGGCATTGATGATCAAACTCCAATCACCATTCCGGAACCATCGCCAACCGGAAAGAAGAGGCTGGCTGAACTTTTCAGGGAGAGCTCTAGAAATGGCACAGACAGACAAGCCAAACCGACCCTAAATGAACTCGCCTTGCAGTCGAATCCTGAAACGCCTTACATTTCAGGAACAAACTCTGTATGCAGCAGTGAGAGGACCCCAAATGGAGATGTCTGGGGTGAGAAGGAAAGGCCATTTGGATCTGTACAATGCTGCCTCCCAAGCTTGGGATCATGTCATAGCTTTGGTGACCGGAGGAAGAAGGCAAGCCCTGCCATAGCTGTGTAG
- the LOC101217672 gene encoding uncharacterized protein At3g27210 isoform X2, with protein MFIHSSFLCLGFQIFIVLMWWPKLIMIKGSKDEAFFDSRGWLDSDCEDDFYSVNGDFTPSRGNTPVHSSFSSGTPRINQVHGIDDQTPITIPEPSPTGKKRLAELFRESSRNGTDRQAKPTLNELALQSNPETPYISGTNSVCSSERTPNGDVWGEKERPFGSVQCCLPSLGSCHSFGDRRKKASPAIAV; from the exons ATGTTTATTCACTCGTCCTTCCTATGTTTGGGGTTccaaatttttattgttttgatgtGGTGGCCCAAACTCATTATGATCAAAG GTAGCAAAGATGAAGCGTTTTTTGATTCACGAGGCTGGTTGGATTCGGATTGTGAAGATGATTTCTACAGTGTTAATGGTG ATTTCACTCCTTCGCGAGGAAATACTCCCGTACACTCCAGCTTCTCCTCTGGTACTCCTCGGATCAACCAAGTTCATGGCATTGATGATCAAACTCCAATCACCATTCCGGAACCATCGCCAACCGGAAAGAAGAGGCTGGCTGAACTTTTCAGGGAGAGCTCTAGAAATGGCACAGACAGACAAGCCAAACCGACCCTAAATGAACTCGCCTTGCAGTCGAATCCTGAAACGCCTTACATTTCAGGAACAAACTCTGTATGCAGCAGTGAGAGGACCCCAAATGGAGATGTCTGGGGTGAGAAGGAAAGGCCATTTGGATCTGTACAATGCTGCCTCCCAAGCTTGGGATCATGTCATAGCTTTGGTGACCGGAGGAAGAAGGCAAGCCCTGCCATAGCTGTGTAG
- the LOC101207843 gene encoding putative calcium-binding protein CML19, with translation MEKPRCYKRVFEHFDSDGDGKISPSELRECIAVVSGEKLSVLEAQEAVAEFDSDGDGQLKEEDFVRFVDGGGEEERVKELREAFKMYEMKGSGLITAESLRRMLRKLGETKSLRDCTAMIAKFDIDGDGVLSFDEFRVMMS, from the coding sequence ATGGAGAAGCCTCGGTGCTACAAGAGAGTGTTCGAGCACTTTGATTCCGATGGAGATGGCAAAATTTCCCCATCCGAGCTACGGGAGTGTATAGCGGTGGTGTCGGGGGAGAAGCTATCGGTGTTAGAGGCGCAAGAGGCGGTGGCGGAGTTCGACTCGGATGGAGACGGGCAGCTGAAGGAGGAGGATTTCGTGAGATTCGTGGACGGGGGAGGGGAGGAAGAGAGGGTGAAGGAGCTTAGAGAAGCTTTTAAAATGTACGAAATGAAGGGGTCGGGATTGATTACGGCGGAGAGTTTGAGGAGGATGCTGAGGAAATTGGGAGAGACTAAAAGTTTGAGAGATTGTACGGCCATGATTGctaaatttgatattgatgGTGATGGTGTTCTTAGTTTTGATGAGTTTAGGGTTATGATGTCCTGA